A window of the Pedobacter frigiditerrae genome harbors these coding sequences:
- the radA gene encoding DNA repair protein RadA codes for MAKTKSAYFCQSCGYESAKWLGKCPSCNQWNTFVEEIIDKGATNVPTWKSPSGTQRLSKPSKVEEILSATEERTSTGDSELDRVLGGGLVAGSVILIGGEPGIGKSTLMLQLALNIAGRKILYVSGEESEQQIKMRAERITANPKSDCYILTETSTQNIFKQIEQLEPEIVIVDSIQTLHSAHIESTPGSVSQVRECTAELLRFAKETNTPVFLIGHITKDGAIAGPKILEHMVDTVLQFEGDRHHIYRILRSIKNRFGAAAELGIYAMQSSGLREVSNPSEILLSQRDEELSGITIGATLEGARPMLIETQALVSVAAYGTPQRSATGFDTKRMNMLLAVLEKRCGFRLSAKDVFLNIAGGIKVEDPAIDLAIMAAIISSHEDIFISSKICFAAEVGLSGEIRAVNRIEQRISEAEKLGFEKIFISNYNLKGLVKDKFKIEIITVSKIEEVFSLLFG; via the coding sequence TTGGCTAAAACTAAATCTGCTTATTTCTGTCAAAGTTGTGGTTATGAATCTGCAAAATGGCTAGGTAAATGTCCTTCTTGCAATCAATGGAATACTTTTGTTGAAGAAATTATTGATAAAGGCGCTACCAATGTTCCTACGTGGAAATCGCCCTCTGGCACACAAAGATTAAGCAAACCAAGCAAGGTAGAAGAAATTTTAAGTGCAACGGAAGAAAGAACTTCCACTGGCGATTCGGAATTAGATAGGGTTTTAGGAGGCGGCTTAGTTGCTGGCTCTGTTATTTTAATTGGAGGGGAACCAGGAATAGGAAAATCTACCTTAATGCTACAATTAGCATTAAATATTGCCGGAAGAAAAATCTTATATGTTTCTGGCGAAGAAAGTGAGCAGCAAATCAAGATGCGTGCAGAGCGGATTACAGCAAATCCAAAATCAGATTGTTATATCCTTACAGAAACATCAACCCAAAACATATTTAAGCAAATTGAGCAATTAGAACCAGAAATTGTAATTGTAGATTCTATTCAAACATTACATTCTGCTCATATCGAATCTACGCCAGGAAGTGTTTCACAAGTAAGAGAATGCACAGCAGAACTATTACGTTTTGCAAAGGAAACAAATACACCAGTATTTCTAATAGGCCATATTACTAAAGATGGTGCGATTGCAGGACCAAAAATTTTAGAACACATGGTGGATACCGTACTTCAATTTGAAGGAGATAGACATCATATTTATAGAATTTTAAGGTCGATTAAAAATCGGTTTGGTGCTGCTGCAGAATTGGGAATTTATGCCATGCAAAGCAGTGGACTAAGAGAAGTATCTAATCCTTCAGAAATTTTACTATCTCAAAGGGATGAAGAGTTAAGTGGCATAACAATTGGCGCTACATTAGAAGGCGCAAGACCGATGCTAATCGAAACACAGGCATTGGTTAGCGTTGCGGCATACGGAACTCCCCAGCGCTCTGCTACAGGCTTTGACACAAAGCGAATGAACATGCTTTTAGCTGTGTTAGAGAAAAGATGCGGATTTAGGCTAAGTGCAAAAGATGTTTTCTTAAATATTGCTGGCGGTATAAAAGTAGAAGACCCTGCAATTGACCTTGCGATAATGGCTGCAATTATTTCTTCTCATGAAGATATTTTTATTTCCTCAAAAATCTGCTTTGCAGCAGAAGTTGGTTTATCTGGAGAAATTAGGGCTGTTAATAGAATAGAACAAAGAATATCTGAAGCAGAAAAGTTAGGTTTCGAAAAAATCTTCATTTCTAATTATAACCTAAAGGGATTAGTAAAGGATAAATTTAAAATAGAAATAATAACGGTTAGCAAAATTGAAGAAGTTTTTTCTTTGCTCTTTGGCTAA
- a CDS encoding DUF4920 domain-containing protein, with protein MKKIVLSLALCLFTAFAFAQDAYKGKSFGEGVKKGDVITTAQIESTLGDKTKKDMKVTGLVTLVCQKKGCFMNLELPNGKTMFVNFKDYAFFMPKDLAGKKVVIDGFAERKETSVEDQKHFAEDAKKSAEEIAKITQPKKEIVFEAKGVVILED; from the coding sequence ATGAAGAAAATTGTTTTAAGCTTGGCTTTATGCCTATTTACTGCTTTTGCGTTTGCGCAAGATGCTTACAAAGGAAAATCTTTTGGCGAAGGGGTTAAAAAAGGGGATGTAATAACAACTGCACAAATAGAATCTACTTTAGGTGATAAAACTAAAAAAGATATGAAAGTAACAGGTTTAGTTACTTTGGTTTGCCAGAAAAAAGGTTGTTTCATGAATTTAGAATTACCTAACGGTAAAACTATGTTTGTAAACTTTAAAGACTATGCTTTTTTTATGCCTAAAGACCTAGCAGGAAAAAAAGTTGTAATTGATGGTTTCGCAGAAAGAAAAGAAACTTCGGTTGAAGACCAAAAACATTTTGCTGAAGATGCCAAGAAATCAGCTGAAGAAATAGCAAAAATTACACAACCTAAAAAAGAAATTGTGTTTGAAGCAAAAGGAGTTGTAATTTTGGAGGATTAA
- a CDS encoding LemA family protein, whose protein sequence is MIIVAVIAILVLIIGIGIYNSLISKKNQVANAFSAIDVMLKKRFDLIPNLVETVKQYMQYEGDTLTKITELRGKAMGSNVSESDKLALDQQIGSAVKGLMVSVENYPDLKANTNFLNLQSTWTESEEQIAAARRNYNSSVTTYNNAVMMFPGNMFAGMLGYQPMPVLETAAEERKNVSAKELFNN, encoded by the coding sequence ATGATTATTGTAGCAGTAATTGCCATCCTTGTATTAATTATCGGTATAGGAATTTATAACTCATTAATAAGTAAGAAAAATCAAGTTGCTAATGCATTTTCTGCAATTGATGTGATGCTTAAAAAACGTTTCGATTTAATACCAAACCTTGTTGAAACCGTAAAGCAATACATGCAATACGAAGGCGATACTTTAACTAAAATTACAGAATTAAGAGGTAAAGCTATGGGTAGCAATGTTAGTGAAAGCGATAAATTAGCTTTAGACCAACAAATTGGCTCTGCTGTAAAAGGCTTAATGGTTAGTGTAGAGAATTATCCAGATTTAAAGGCAAACACAAACTTCTTAAACCTTCAAAGCACTTGGACAGAAAGTGAAGAGCAAATCGCCGCAGCCAGAAGAAATTATAACTCATCTGTTACAACTTACAATAATGCTGTAATGATGTTCCCAGGCAATATGTTTGCAGGAATGCTTGGTTACCAACCTATGCCAGTTTTAGAAACTGCTGCTGAAGAACGCAAAAATGTGAGCGCTAAAGAACTTTTCAATAATTAA
- a CDS encoding DUF3137 domain-containing protein has product MAVNFVISPAVQSVLDELEIQRKKIVSTNYKGWGLILGGILLAFLVTNFGGLIAGLLVGAAAVIPGGVMLYKISDDTAQYKSRFKREVVGAALSSVDQCLTLDPSNGISESEFTSSQLFTTGIDRYHTEDLVCGKIDKTSFYFAEVHAEYKTETRTKNGTQTTWHDILKGIVFVADFNKNFNGVTVVRPKDFGSSIGAWFSKNIFSVGDKNVVELENDGFNKNFVTYSTDQVEARYVLTPAMMERINDLNQRSAYTVSLSFINSSMYIAFPLDKNYFEAPVYKTLLRPDLLDDDMSVLGFMYDIVHELDLNTRIWTKQ; this is encoded by the coding sequence ATGGCAGTCAATTTTGTAATAAGCCCTGCGGTTCAAAGCGTTCTTGATGAACTAGAAATTCAGCGCAAAAAAATAGTTTCGACCAATTATAAAGGTTGGGGCTTAATTTTAGGTGGCATCTTATTAGCTTTTCTTGTTACCAATTTTGGTGGGTTAATAGCTGGGTTATTAGTGGGTGCTGCTGCTGTAATTCCTGGCGGAGTTATGCTGTACAAAATAAGCGATGATACTGCTCAATACAAAAGTCGTTTTAAACGAGAAGTAGTAGGCGCTGCATTAAGTTCTGTAGACCAATGTTTAACATTAGACCCTAGCAATGGAATATCTGAATCAGAATTCACCTCTTCACAACTATTTACAACTGGTATAGACCGATACCATACTGAAGATTTAGTTTGTGGCAAGATAGATAAAACCTCATTCTATTTTGCTGAAGTTCATGCCGAATACAAAACCGAAACACGTACCAAAAACGGAACGCAAACTACTTGGCATGATATTCTAAAAGGAATTGTATTTGTTGCCGATTTTAACAAAAACTTTAATGGTGTTACTGTAGTTAGGCCCAAAGATTTTGGCTCTTCTATTGGCGCCTGGTTTTCTAAAAACATATTTTCTGTTGGCGATAAAAATGTTGTTGAACTGGAAAATGATGGCTTTAACAAGAATTTTGTGACTTACAGTACCGACCAGGTTGAAGCCCGTTATGTTTTAACTCCTGCAATGATGGAGAGAATTAACGACCTAAATCAACGTTCTGCATATACCGTTTCGCTATCGTTTATCAATTCGAGTATGTATATTGCTTTTCCATTAGATAAAAACTATTTCGAAGCTCCTGTTTATAAAACGTTATTAAGGCCAGACTTGCTGGATGATGACATGTCTGTTCTTGGCTTTATGTATGATATTGTACACGAACTAGATTTGAATACAAGGATTTGGACTAAACAATAA
- the carB gene encoding carbamoyl-phosphate synthase large subunit: MPKDLSIQSVLIIGSGPIIIGQACEFDYAGSQAALSLKDEGITVSIINSNPATIMTDKVIGDHVYLLPLTLDSIEQILTDHATNPNLPKIDAVLPTMGGQTALNLCVDAEERGIWKAHGVKIIGVDVAAIEKTENRESFRQLMVDIGVGVAPSKIANSFLEGKEAAQEIGFPLVIRPSYTLGGSGGGFVHKKEDFDAALKRGLEASPTHEVLVEKAVLGWKEYELELLRDGNDNVIIICSIENFDPMGIHTGDSITVAPAMTLSDRCYQEMRNQAIKMMRAIGNFAGGCNVQFSVNPDNDDIIAIEINPRVSRSSALASKATGYPIAKIAAKLAIGYNLDEIENQITKTTSAYFEPTLDYVIVKVPRWNFDKFKGANMELGLQMKSVGEVMAIGRSFIEALQKACQSLEIGRAGLGADGRQKRNIEEIMHGLEHPSWNRLFLIKDAMSMGVPLESIRKVTKIDKWFLSQIQELVNLEVELKRYSLNNIPRDFFFNLKQRGFSDIQIAYVLGNVTEDDVYNRRKELGIKRVYKMVDTCAAEFAAQTPYFYSTFEESPIQISLVGNEILSDGDELGSNESIVSDKKKVIVLGSGPNRIGQGIEFDYSCVHGLLAAKESGFEAIMINCNPETVSTDFNMADKLYFEPVFWEHVREIIELENPVGVIVQLGGQTALKMAEKLHENNIKIIGTAYNDMDVAEDRGRFSDLLKELDIPYPRYGVAENAEEAIVVANEVGYPVLVRPSYVLGGQGMSIVINDEDLEKAVVKLLGDLPGNRVLIDHFLDRAEETESDSISDGTDCHIVGLMEHIEPAGIHSGDSFAVLPPFSLSEKVIADMETYSKKIAKALNVIGLLNIQFAVKNDKVYVIEANPRASRTVPFIAKAYDVPYINIAARIMLGVNKLKDFTIVRKLKGYAIKEPVFSFDKFPEVTKELGPEMKSTGESIRFIKDLEDPYFRKLYKDKSMYLSK, translated from the coding sequence ATGCCTAAAGATCTCTCTATACAATCAGTACTTATTATTGGATCAGGACCTATTATCATTGGTCAAGCTTGCGAATTTGATTATGCTGGTTCTCAAGCCGCCCTTTCTCTTAAAGACGAAGGAATTACGGTTTCAATCATCAATTCGAATCCTGCAACCATCATGACGGATAAAGTTATTGGTGATCACGTTTACTTGTTACCACTAACATTAGATTCGATTGAGCAAATTTTAACTGACCACGCAACCAATCCAAACCTACCTAAAATTGATGCTGTATTGCCAACAATGGGTGGTCAAACTGCCTTAAACTTATGTGTTGATGCAGAGGAGCGTGGCATTTGGAAAGCACACGGTGTAAAAATCATCGGTGTAGATGTTGCCGCAATCGAAAAAACTGAAAATAGGGAATCTTTCCGTCAGTTAATGGTTGATATTGGTGTAGGTGTTGCTCCTTCAAAAATCGCAAACTCATTTTTAGAAGGTAAAGAAGCTGCTCAAGAAATTGGTTTTCCATTAGTAATTCGCCCATCATACACATTGGGCGGTTCTGGTGGTGGTTTTGTACACAAAAAAGAAGATTTCGATGCTGCTTTAAAACGTGGTTTAGAAGCTTCTCCAACTCATGAAGTTTTAGTAGAAAAAGCTGTTTTGGGATGGAAAGAATATGAGTTAGAGCTTTTGAGAGATGGAAATGATAACGTAATTATCATTTGTTCTATCGAAAACTTCGACCCAATGGGGATACACACGGGAGATTCAATTACTGTTGCTCCAGCCATGACTTTATCTGACCGTTGTTACCAAGAAATGCGTAATCAGGCTATAAAAATGATGCGTGCCATTGGTAATTTTGCTGGCGGATGTAATGTACAGTTCTCAGTAAATCCAGATAATGATGATATCATCGCTATCGAAATCAATCCTCGTGTTTCTCGTTCATCAGCGTTAGCAAGTAAGGCAACTGGTTATCCAATTGCAAAAATCGCTGCTAAACTGGCAATCGGTTACAACTTAGATGAGATTGAAAATCAAATTACTAAAACAACTTCAGCATATTTTGAGCCTACTTTAGATTATGTAATCGTAAAAGTTCCTCGTTGGAATTTCGATAAATTTAAAGGAGCTAACATGGAACTTGGCTTGCAGATGAAATCTGTAGGTGAGGTAATGGCAATTGGCCGTAGCTTTATCGAAGCTTTACAAAAAGCTTGTCAGAGTTTAGAAATTGGTAGAGCTGGTTTAGGTGCAGACGGCAGACAAAAAAGAAATATCGAAGAAATCATGCATGGCTTAGAGCATCCAAGCTGGAACCGTTTGTTCCTGATTAAAGATGCAATGAGTATGGGTGTGCCTTTAGAATCTATCCGTAAGGTAACCAAAATAGATAAATGGTTCTTGTCTCAAATTCAAGAATTAGTAAATTTAGAGGTAGAACTTAAACGTTATTCTTTAAACAATATTCCAAGAGATTTCTTCTTCAATTTAAAACAAAGAGGTTTCTCTGATATTCAAATTGCATACGTTTTAGGTAACGTTACCGAAGATGATGTTTACAACCGCAGAAAAGAATTAGGCATTAAACGTGTTTATAAAATGGTTGATACTTGTGCAGCTGAGTTTGCAGCACAAACACCATATTTTTACTCAACTTTTGAAGAATCTCCAATCCAAATTTCTTTGGTTGGTAACGAAATACTTTCAGATGGCGACGAATTAGGTTCGAATGAATCAATCGTGTCTGATAAGAAAAAAGTTATCGTTTTAGGGTCTGGCCCGAATAGAATTGGTCAGGGGATAGAATTTGATTACTCTTGTGTACACGGATTACTTGCTGCAAAAGAAAGTGGTTTCGAAGCGATCATGATTAACTGTAATCCAGAAACGGTTTCTACAGATTTTAACATGGCCGATAAATTATACTTCGAACCAGTTTTCTGGGAACATGTACGTGAGATTATCGAACTTGAAAATCCAGTTGGCGTAATTGTACAATTAGGTGGACAAACAGCACTTAAAATGGCTGAAAAACTTCACGAGAACAATATCAAAATTATCGGTACTGCTTACAACGATATGGATGTTGCCGAAGACCGCGGCCGTTTCTCAGATTTGTTAAAAGAATTAGATATTCCTTATCCAAGATACGGAGTTGCAGAAAATGCTGAAGAGGCAATCGTAGTTGCAAATGAAGTTGGTTATCCAGTTTTGGTTCGTCCGAGTTACGTTTTAGGCGGACAAGGAATGAGCATTGTAATTAACGATGAGGATTTAGAAAAGGCAGTAGTTAAATTGTTGGGAGATTTGCCAGGTAATCGCGTACTTATCGACCACTTTTTAGATAGAGCAGAAGAAACAGAATCAGATTCAATTTCTGATGGAACTGATTGCCATATTGTTGGTTTAATGGAACACATCGAACCTGCAGGTATTCACTCTGGAGATTCATTTGCAGTATTACCGCCATTCAGCTTATCTGAAAAGGTTATTGCTGATATGGAAACTTACTCTAAGAAAATTGCAAAAGCGTTAAACGTAATAGGATTATTGAACATTCAATTTGCGGTTAAAAACGATAAAGTATATGTAATTGAGGCGAACCCGAGAGCATCTCGTACCGTTCCTTTCATTGCAAAAGCTTATGATGTACCATATATCAACATCGCTGCTAGAATTATGTTGGGAGTAAACAAATTAAAAGACTTTACAATTGTCCGTAAACTAAAGGGATATGCGATTAAAGAGCCAGTTTTCTCTTTCGATAAATTCCCTGAAGTAACGAAAGAATTAGGTCCAGAAATGAAATCGACAGGAGAGTCAATCCGTTTTATTAAAGATTTAGAAGACCCTTATTTCCGTAAATTGTACAAAGATAAATCGATGTATTTGTCTAAGTAA
- a CDS encoding carboxypeptidase-like regulatory domain-containing protein, with translation MKRASLGILAVAGLSLGLFAFGSIKEGGIQGKVTPAEGAKEVVAVAGTDTLRSTISNGAFVFSKVKKGTYTVWVKANAPYKDTSVENVAVTDSATTDIGEIKLLQ, from the coding sequence ATGAAAAGAGCGAGTTTAGGAATTTTGGCTGTTGCAGGCTTATCGTTAGGATTGTTTGCATTTGGCTCAATTAAAGAAGGTGGCATACAAGGGAAAGTTACACCTGCAGAAGGTGCTAAGGAAGTTGTTGCGGTTGCAGGAACAGATACTTTAAGGAGTACCATAAGTAATGGAGCTTTTGTATTTAGTAAAGTAAAAAAGGGAACATATACCGTTTGGGTAAAAGCAAATGCACCTTATAAAGATACTTCGGTAGAAAATGTAGCAGTCACAGATAGCGCAACAACAGATATTGGAGAGATAAAGTTATTACAATAG
- the pnuC gene encoding nicotinamide riboside transporter PnuC: MLLLASGFSESIKQFLFGTGWLEWCGVFTGILCVWLAAKNNIWNWPIACISVIIYVFIFFEGRLYADAGLQIYFLVTNIYGWYYWSKQKENPALERPIINITKEEIILSIIGVIVFTLALGFTLFHKTNASFPFIDSFCTACSLIAQVFLARRVIQNWLIWIFVDIIYVSVYFSKDLYATGLMYALYIGIATMGYLDWRKIYREQNN; this comes from the coding sequence ATGTTATTACTTGCAAGCGGATTTAGCGAAAGCATAAAGCAGTTTCTTTTTGGAACTGGTTGGCTAGAATGGTGTGGCGTATTCACGGGAATACTGTGTGTATGGTTAGCTGCAAAAAACAATATTTGGAACTGGCCAATTGCTTGCATTAGCGTAATTATCTATGTTTTCATATTTTTTGAGGGAAGGCTGTATGCTGATGCAGGTTTACAGATTTATTTCCTGGTTACTAATATTTATGGCTGGTATTATTGGAGCAAGCAAAAAGAAAACCCAGCATTGGAGCGTCCAATTATAAACATTACTAAGGAAGAAATTATCCTCTCAATTATAGGAGTAATAGTATTTACCCTGGCACTTGGCTTTACCCTATTCCATAAAACCAATGCTTCATTTCCTTTTATTGATAGTTTTTGTACTGCTTGTAGTCTAATTGCACAAGTATTTTTGGCTAGGCGTGTTATACAAAATTGGTTAATCTGGATTTTTGTGGATATAATTTATGTAAGTGTATATTTTTCCAAAGACTTATATGCAACAGGGTTGATGTACGCCCTATACATCGGCATTGCCACAATGGGTTATTTAGATTGGAGAAAAATTTATCGTGAACAAAACAATTAA
- a CDS encoding ATP-binding protein, translating into MNKTIKKIAIVGPESTGKSTISIALAKHYNVPWVPEYARYYCSALTNDCTLQDEVNMFHGQVALEESILATAATGFIICDTTFATVKIWSDEFFGETPQVVLDGLTNRPYDFYLLLDIDLPWQDDPLRDFPHKREYFMEVWHKELKALNANYKVIGGIETRLQNAIDAIDGFLKK; encoded by the coding sequence GTGAACAAAACAATTAAGAAAATAGCCATTGTTGGCCCTGAAAGCACTGGCAAATCTACCATATCCATCGCCTTGGCAAAACATTACAATGTGCCTTGGGTACCAGAATATGCTCGTTATTACTGTTCTGCTTTAACTAACGATTGCACTTTACAGGATGAGGTTAATATGTTTCACGGGCAAGTTGCTTTAGAAGAATCTATTTTGGCAACGGCCGCAACAGGATTCATTATCTGCGATACAACCTTTGCAACCGTAAAAATCTGGAGCGATGAATTTTTTGGAGAAACACCACAGGTTGTTTTAGATGGTTTGACAAATCGCCCGTATGATTTTTATCTTTTATTAGATATTGATTTACCTTGGCAGGATGACCCACTAAGAGATTTTCCGCATAAGCGTGAATATTTTATGGAAGTTTGGCATAAAGAATTAAAAGCATTAAACGCAAATTATAAAGTAATTGGAGGTATTGAAACTCGCTTACAAAATGCGATTGATGCTATTGATGGGTTTTTAAAGAAATAA
- a CDS encoding TonB-dependent receptor codes for MKNLRLLALLAMLLPCVAMAQITVNGKVTDNNQKSLDGATIKLKNKATTIISDKNGDYTLNLAQGKYTFSVSYLGYQTQEKTVDLSSNTTINFSLSAQSFVGDEVVVSATRASKNTATTYKNLDKAALEKNNLGQDLPYLLNQTPSVVVSSDAGAGIGYTGIRIRGSDATRINVTVNGIPLNDAESQGSYFINLPDLASSVDNIQIQRGVGTSTNGAGAFGASLNIQTTTRRDSAYAEVNSTYGSYETWKNTVNVGSGLINNKFSFDGRLSRIKSDGYVDRASSNLKSFFVSGAYYGKKDILRANVFSGAEKTYQAWNGISEVLLVTDRKHNDFTYDNQTDNYQQDHYQLFYTRNLSNKLVANAALHYTYGRGYYEEFKDNRTLADYNIAPVVIGGTTITESDLVRRLWLDNDFYGVTYSLNYTPKTNLNFILGGAYNEYDGKHFDEVIWAKYANYDASGSMRHRYNDNDAFKTDFNIFGRANYQLDKFNIFADLQYRHVYYSYFGKDLAGNPAQQNATLDFFNPKAGLTYNINEKSNVYASVAVGNKEPNRRDFTDSNINSRPKSENLTDIEAGYRTQFNNLSFGINGYAMLYKDQLINTGKLNDVGGQTRQNVPDSYRLGIEFDGRWQIVKDLYWAATATLSRNKIKEFNEYIYDEDPAALIPTVINTYKKTNISFSPSVIASSEIGYNLIKNGQIAFISKYVGKQNLDNTSANSRTLSSFFVNDIRLSYNTAFAGVKNVGLTLLVNNVFSTLYENNGGSYSYLYGGVLDRGNYYYPQATRNFLLSLNVKF; via the coding sequence TTGAAAAATTTAAGATTATTGGCATTGCTTGCCATGCTGTTGCCTTGTGTTGCAATGGCCCAAATTACTGTTAACGGAAAAGTAACCGACAACAATCAGAAATCATTAGATGGAGCAACAATCAAGTTAAAAAACAAAGCTACAACGATTATCAGTGACAAAAATGGAGACTACACATTAAACCTTGCGCAAGGTAAATACACCTTTAGCGTGAGTTATTTAGGGTACCAAACGCAAGAAAAAACTGTCGATTTAAGCTCCAATACCACCATTAATTTTAGCTTATCTGCACAGAGTTTTGTCGGCGACGAAGTTGTGGTAAGTGCAACAAGAGCCTCAAAAAACACCGCTACTACTTATAAAAACCTCGACAAGGCTGCTTTAGAAAAAAATAATCTTGGTCAAGACCTTCCCTATTTATTAAATCAAACTCCTTCTGTTGTTGTAAGTTCTGATGCTGGAGCAGGTATCGGCTATACAGGTATAAGAATTAGAGGTAGTGATGCAACTAGAATCAATGTAACTGTAAATGGCATACCTTTAAATGACGCAGAGAGCCAAGGCAGCTATTTTATCAACTTACCAGATTTGGCTTCTTCTGTAGACAATATTCAAATTCAACGCGGTGTTGGTACATCAACAAATGGTGCTGGTGCGTTTGGTGCCAGTTTAAATATACAAACCACCACCAGAAGAGATTCGGCCTATGCAGAAGTAAACAGTACTTATGGCTCTTATGAAACTTGGAAAAACACGGTCAATGTTGGTTCTGGCTTGATCAATAATAAATTTAGTTTTGACGGTCGCCTGTCAAGAATTAAGTCTGATGGTTATGTGGATAGGGCATCATCAAATTTGAAATCGTTTTTTGTTTCTGGTGCGTATTATGGCAAAAAAGATATTCTTCGTGCCAACGTATTTAGTGGTGCCGAAAAAACTTATCAGGCATGGAATGGTATTTCAGAAGTGCTATTAGTTACTGATAGAAAACATAATGATTTTACTTATGATAACCAAACCGATAACTACCAACAAGACCATTATCAGTTATTTTACACTCGTAATTTAAGCAATAAGCTCGTAGCGAATGCGGCCCTACATTATACCTATGGAAGAGGATACTACGAAGAATTTAAAGATAATCGCACATTAGCAGACTATAACATTGCACCAGTTGTAATTGGTGGCACTACAATTACCGAGTCTGATTTAGTAAGGAGATTATGGCTTGATAACGATTTTTATGGCGTTACCTATTCCTTAAACTACACACCAAAAACCAATCTAAACTTTATTTTAGGTGGAGCTTATAATGAATATGATGGAAAACACTTTGACGAAGTGATTTGGGCTAAGTATGCAAATTACGATGCAAGTGGTTCAATGAGACATAGATATAACGACAATGATGCTTTTAAAACAGACTTTAACATTTTTGGAAGAGCAAATTATCAGCTAGATAAATTTAATATTTTTGCGGACCTTCAGTATCGCCATGTTTACTATTCTTATTTCGGTAAGGATTTGGCAGGCAATCCTGCACAACAAAATGCGACTTTAGATTTCTTTAATCCAAAAGCTGGTTTAACTTATAATATTAACGAAAAAAGTAATGTTTATGCTTCTGTAGCAGTAGGAAACAAAGAGCCAAACAGAAGAGACTTTACTGATTCTAATATAAACAGCAGACCAAAATCAGAAAATTTAACTGATATTGAAGCTGGTTATAGAACACAATTTAACAACCTTTCATTTGGGATTAATGGTTATGCCATGCTTTATAAAGACCAGTTGATTAACACAGGTAAATTAAATGATGTTGGCGGACAAACTAGACAAAATGTGCCAGACAGTTACAGGTTAGGTATTGAATTTGATGGTCGTTGGCAAATTGTTAAAGACCTATATTGGGCTGCAACAGCTACATTAAGTCGTAATAAAATAAAAGAATTTAACGAGTACATTTATGATGAAGACCCTGCTGCATTAATTCCAACTGTAATTAACACTTATAAAAAAACCAATATATCTTTCTCTCCATCGGTAATTGCATCAAGTGAAATTGGTTATAATCTAATTAAAAATGGCCAAATCGCTTTCATCAGCAAATATGTTGGCAAGCAAAATTTAGATAATACTTCTGCAAATAGTCGCACATTATCTAGCTTTTTTGTGAATGATATTCGCCTGAGCTACAATACTGCTTTTGCAGGTGTAAAAAATGTTGGCTTAACTTTATTGGTAAATAACGTGTTTAGCACACTTTATGAAAATAATGGAGGTTCTTACAGTTATCTTTACGGCGGAGTTTTAGATCGTGGCAATTACTATTATCCGCAAGCAACACGTAACTTTTTATTGAGCTTGAACGTTAAGTTTTAG
- a CDS encoding thiamine phosphate synthase yields MKKYIEKLHFITNDIQQSSHIEQAQVACEAGAKWIQYRCLSKADDELLADINAIAEICDDWGVTLIVTNHIHLKGKADIQGFHIEDMRANFIALRKQIGEEFTLGGSANTVEDLIRLSKEGADYAGFGPFKVTTTKPNDYPLLGKEGYADAMEKLKAKDIDLPILAVGGVTLADIPQLLETGIYGIAASSAINQAENMYEAYLDFYKAVI; encoded by the coding sequence ATGAAAAAATACATCGAAAAATTACACTTCATCACAAATGATATTCAACAAAGCTCACACATAGAGCAAGCACAAGTAGCTTGTGAGGCTGGGGCAAAATGGATTCAATATCGCTGTTTAAGCAAAGCTGATGATGAACTTTTAGCCGATATTAATGCCATAGCAGAAATTTGTGATGATTGGGGAGTAACCTTAATCGTAACCAATCATATTCACTTAAAAGGCAAAGCCGATATACAGGGTTTTCATATAGAAGATATGAGGGCTAACTTCATCGCACTGCGTAAACAAATTGGAGAAGAGTTTACTTTAGGAGGTTCTGCTAACACGGTAGAAGATTTAATTCGATTATCAAAAGAAGGTGCAGATTATGCTGGTTTTGGTCCATTTAAAGTTACCACCACAAAGCCTAATGACTATCCGTTACTTGGCAAAGAAGGTTATGCTGATGCGATGGAAAAATTGAAGGCTAAAGATATCGATTTACCGATTTTAGCAGTTGGTGGAGTTACTTTGGCAGATATTCCTCAGCTTCTAGAAACTGGCATTTATGGTATTGCGGCATCATCAGCAATAAATCAAGCTGAAAATATGTACGAGGCATATTTAGATTTTTATAAAGCTGTGATTTAA